In Prescottella soli, a genomic segment contains:
- a CDS encoding SMI1/KNR4 family protein, whose amino-acid sequence MEHAQTHADRIAEILTGLDRLRAADLKTTVVSLGDREVIGYSCRIHGAAVHRYELAAPADPAALAAFENRLGVGLPADYRAWITRVGDGGAGPMLGLFPLAQEAEDAAIDYASNFPFTAERPCAPAAEDSEFQWSENIRMIHRGATFLANEGDGMYNLLILRGPAAGQVWWHSYEHAAALPVLHPDTREPLTFLDWYELWLARALDPDVDEVGSFAEFANHGTNHA is encoded by the coding sequence ATGGAACACGCGCAAACGCACGCGGACCGGATCGCCGAGATCCTGACCGGCCTCGACCGACTACGAGCAGCCGATCTGAAGACCACTGTCGTCTCGCTCGGCGATCGCGAGGTCATCGGCTACAGCTGCCGCATCCACGGGGCAGCCGTGCATCGCTACGAGCTCGCTGCTCCCGCGGACCCCGCCGCGCTCGCGGCATTCGAGAACCGACTCGGCGTCGGACTTCCGGCCGACTACCGCGCGTGGATCACCCGGGTGGGCGACGGCGGAGCCGGACCGATGCTCGGGCTGTTCCCGCTGGCGCAGGAGGCCGAGGACGCCGCGATCGACTACGCCTCGAACTTCCCCTTCACCGCCGAGCGACCCTGCGCGCCCGCCGCCGAGGACTCCGAGTTCCAGTGGTCGGAGAACATCCGCATGATCCACCGCGGTGCGACCTTCCTCGCGAACGAGGGAGACGGCATGTACAACCTTCTGATCCTGCGCGGCCCGGCCGCGGGGCAGGTGTGGTGGCACAGCTACGAGCACGCCGCCGCGCTGCCGGTGCTCCACCCCGACACCCGCGAACCGCTGACGTTCCTCGACTGGTACGAACTCTGGCTCGCCCGCGCCCTCGATCCGGACGTGGACGAGGTGGGGAGCTTTGCCGAGTTCGCCAATCACGGCACGAACCACGCCTGA
- a CDS encoding IclR family transcriptional regulator, translated as MIVHAGESDVAPTAMLERLTLLLDAFNDTRSMTLAQIVDRTGLPRSSAHRMLGRLVDMQWLHRHGHEYQLGTRLIELGSIALHQNSLRSAAAPILQELHRSTGYLIHLGVLDGKDALYLDKIGGRLTTELPTRVGQRYPAHTSALGRVLLAHPPNDSGNTARLDPGLRRIREAGVAYELRRAGSIATIAAPIGRAGSVVAALSICGPSTHLEFDHRHAAPVRAAASAIMQTLNGHRGIAAPIPLGSRARATDTTNPNHYLRFA; from the coding sequence ATGATCGTGCATGCAGGTGAATCGGATGTGGCGCCGACCGCAATGCTCGAACGGCTCACACTGCTACTGGACGCGTTCAACGACACCAGGAGTATGACTCTCGCCCAGATCGTCGATCGGACAGGGCTGCCACGATCATCGGCGCACCGAATGCTCGGACGACTCGTCGACATGCAATGGCTGCACCGCCATGGGCATGAATACCAGCTGGGTACCCGACTGATCGAGCTCGGCTCAATCGCACTCCACCAGAACTCCCTCCGCAGCGCTGCAGCTCCAATTCTCCAGGAACTGCACCGCTCAACCGGCTACCTGATACACCTCGGTGTACTCGATGGCAAAGACGCGCTGTACCTCGACAAAATCGGGGGTCGACTCACCACAGAATTACCCACTCGCGTCGGCCAGCGCTATCCAGCCCACACCTCTGCACTTGGCAGAGTCTTGCTCGCACACCCGCCGAACGATTCCGGCAACACTGCTCGGCTGGATCCTGGCCTGCGGAGAATCCGCGAAGCTGGCGTCGCATACGAACTCAGAAGGGCCGGCAGCATCGCAACGATTGCAGCCCCGATCGGTCGAGCGGGCAGCGTTGTTGCAGCCCTGTCGATTTGCGGACCTTCGACACACCTCGAGTTCGATCATCGGCATGCCGCACCGGTTCGCGCGGCAGCCAGTGCCATCATGCAAACCCTCAACGGACACCGAGGAATCGCTGCCCCGATCCCCCTGGGCAGTCGAGCACGGGCGACGGACACCACGAACCCCAATCACTATCTGCGGTTCGCATGA
- a CDS encoding phosphotransferase family protein: protein MAERVAPEDLADALEPIVQQRIPGAQDAKIVNWKRTERGFSTETYLFDLEGAEHESAGYVFRRPPEVSLFPDYDLRRQFLVTERLAPTALPVPAVRWIDAGDNPLGTPYYVMDRIGNAEAPSDFPSYHTAGNYFDADEQGRARMWWECVETMARVHLLDPDELRLGFLAMPKFGDKPVEQIVNYLDWAVRWAAPELPPVMDRALAWLRENVYEPEHVTLVWGDARMSNILYTPDLSVAGVLDWEMAYVGDHEADLAWVLFLDWACSEYEGHPSLPGTPTREETVARYEELTGWKVQNLRYNEVLAAVLLSVPLLRLSTHLQLGENVSITGFCMHRLEQLLADV, encoded by the coding sequence ATGGCTGAGCGAGTCGCGCCGGAGGATCTGGCGGACGCCCTCGAACCAATTGTCCAGCAGCGCATTCCGGGCGCACAGGACGCGAAGATCGTCAACTGGAAGCGAACCGAGCGCGGGTTCTCCACCGAGACCTACCTGTTCGACCTCGAGGGCGCCGAACACGAGTCGGCCGGGTACGTCTTCCGGCGCCCGCCCGAGGTCTCGCTGTTCCCCGACTACGACCTGCGGCGCCAGTTCCTGGTCACGGAGCGGCTCGCACCGACCGCTCTCCCGGTCCCCGCCGTCAGGTGGATCGACGCCGGCGACAACCCGCTCGGCACCCCGTACTACGTGATGGACCGCATCGGAAATGCCGAGGCGCCCAGCGACTTCCCTTCCTACCACACCGCCGGCAACTACTTCGATGCCGACGAGCAGGGCCGAGCGAGGATGTGGTGGGAGTGCGTGGAGACGATGGCGCGGGTGCATCTCCTGGACCCCGACGAGCTCCGACTCGGGTTCCTGGCGATGCCCAAGTTCGGGGACAAGCCGGTCGAGCAGATCGTGAACTACCTCGACTGGGCCGTGCGCTGGGCGGCGCCGGAGCTGCCCCCGGTCATGGACCGGGCCCTGGCCTGGCTCCGTGAGAACGTCTACGAACCGGAACATGTGACGCTGGTGTGGGGCGACGCCCGCATGTCGAACATCCTGTACACGCCGGACCTTTCGGTCGCCGGCGTACTCGACTGGGAGATGGCGTATGTGGGCGACCACGAGGCCGACCTGGCCTGGGTGCTGTTCCTGGACTGGGCCTGCAGCGAGTACGAGGGACACCCGAGCCTGCCCGGAACCCCGACGCGGGAGGAGACCGTCGCCCGCTACGAGGAACTGACCGGCTGGAAGGTGCAGAACCTGCGGTACAACGAGGTACTCGCCGCGGTGCTGCTCTCGGTGCCCTTGCTGCGTCTCTCCACGCATCTGCAGCTCGGCGAGAACGTGAGCATCACCGGCTTCTGCATGCACCGCCTCGAACAGCTACTCGCTGACGTCTGA
- a CDS encoding TetR/AcrR family transcriptional regulator, with product MRSAPQRNGFGETRPVLSGFVNERSDRRTSAVGVGRPRDPNVDRSILAATRELLVETGYQKTTITAIARRAGVGTSAIYRRWATKESIIEDAVFGIQDASLPATTANLRDDLLTWTGWFLTQIAEPATRAAIPGLLSAYHHDDGAYERLVRRSEHPARVALTERVAAAFPGRSIEAITAAADTAFDLLVAVTIVRGLTNGLVDAEAFCARIADSLALLVTVNRAELDAGSSRPSANF from the coding sequence TTGCGGAGCGCTCCGCAACGTAATGGTTTCGGTGAAACTCGTCCGGTACTGTCCGGATTTGTGAACGAACGCAGCGATCGCCGGACCAGCGCAGTCGGTGTGGGGCGTCCGCGTGACCCCAACGTGGACCGTTCCATCCTCGCTGCAACCCGCGAACTGCTGGTCGAGACCGGATACCAGAAGACGACCATCACTGCGATCGCCCGCCGCGCGGGGGTGGGCACGTCGGCGATCTACCGCCGATGGGCGACAAAGGAATCGATCATCGAGGACGCGGTTTTCGGCATTCAGGATGCCTCCTTGCCCGCCACCACCGCGAACCTGCGCGACGACTTGCTTACGTGGACAGGGTGGTTCCTCACCCAGATCGCGGAACCTGCCACCCGTGCGGCCATCCCCGGCCTGCTGTCCGCCTACCACCACGATGACGGCGCCTACGAGCGTCTCGTCCGCAGATCCGAGCATCCTGCGCGAGTGGCCCTCACGGAACGGGTGGCCGCTGCCTTCCCCGGCCGTTCCATCGAGGCGATCACCGCGGCCGCCGACACTGCCTTCGACCTCTTGGTTGCCGTCACCATTGTGCGTGGCCTCACGAATGGACTTGTCGACGCCGAGGCATTCTGCGCCCGTATCGCCGACTCGTTGGCGCTACTGGTCACGGTGAACCGGGCCGAGCTCGACGCGGGTTCGTCACGGCCATCGGCCAACTTCTGA
- a CDS encoding TetR/AcrR family transcriptional regulator translates to MTERQRGGRAAKAEARREAILDAAMTVIAERGYRATTLGAVAERVGLTQPGVLHYFPSKEHLLIGVLEARDRWDVAAVLAGAANADLSHLEQVVEYNAERPGVVQTFTALAAESAIGAHPAREFFTERYAGAREVFADLLRREFGDRLPGGLEPEQAAPLLVAVMDGLQIQWLLAPDDVDMPAAFRDFVALLAAGDRTGDDAARH, encoded by the coding sequence GTGACGGAGCGACAGCGGGGCGGTCGGGCAGCCAAGGCCGAAGCGCGGCGCGAGGCCATCCTCGACGCGGCGATGACCGTGATCGCCGAGCGGGGCTATCGGGCAACGACGCTCGGCGCGGTGGCGGAGCGCGTCGGACTGACCCAGCCGGGCGTTCTGCACTACTTTCCCAGCAAGGAGCACCTCCTGATCGGTGTTCTCGAGGCTCGTGACCGGTGGGATGTGGCGGCAGTCCTCGCGGGGGCGGCGAATGCCGACCTGTCGCACCTCGAGCAGGTCGTGGAGTACAACGCCGAACGCCCCGGTGTCGTACAGACTTTCACCGCGCTGGCGGCGGAGAGTGCAATCGGTGCGCATCCGGCGCGGGAGTTCTTCACCGAGCGTTATGCCGGTGCCCGCGAGGTGTTCGCCGATTTGCTGCGGAGGGAATTCGGCGACCGGCTGCCCGGCGGGCTCGAGCCGGAACAGGCGGCACCGCTGTTGGTCGCCGTCATGGACGGCCTGCAGATCCAGTGGCTCCTCGCTCCCGACGACGTGGACATGCCCGCCGCCTTCCGCGACTTCGTAGCCCTGCTCGCCGCCGGTGACCGTACCGGGGACGACGCCGCCCGGCACTAG
- a CDS encoding beta-glucosidase family protein, whose product MMENEATLEAVESALVKLDLDAKTRLLQGQDMWSLPALPEIGLDSLVMSDGPVGVRGVFWSPDDPSILLPSPTAMAATWDPELVARAGVLLAQEARRKGVHLLLAPTVNMHRTPVGGRHFEAYSEDPFLTGAIGSAYVRGVQSGGVGTTVKHFVANDAETDRFFVDNIVSPNALRELYLAPFETIVRDARPWAIMSAYNSVNGTTMSEHDELLNGILRGEWGFDGCVVSDWMGTRSTVGAILGGLDIAMPGPRSIYGELLAAAVDRGEVDESVVDDAVRRVLLLAARAGVLEGAPAAVTEFPAAVDGRALTRDIARRSFVLARNDARGDAPVLPIDAADTTVALIGLAARDARVLGGGSAMVFPESVISPLDGLTAALPEGALSYSVGATLSDEMGAAERGFELRARCYDADGTLLRELDLPSGMVTWMGTLPEGIDYAALHTIEVLGTFTPRASGSHRFGTKGLGQFTLTVGDETLFEGDQALESTDPFELFFGAPKDRGAVELAAGTPVEVVLKHTPVKMEGSPIDIVSFSLGHREPQQDPEQLMAEAVEAAKQADVAVVVVATTEQVESEGFDRTTLNLPGRQDELVARVAAANPRTVVVVNAGSPVEMPWRNDVAAVLLSWFPGQEAGAALADVLVGLAEPGGRLPTTWPATLADCPVTDVTPVDGKLVYTEDLFIGYRAWDRSDAVPAYPFGHGLGYTSWAYEGVERDGDAISVTVRNTGSRRGREVVQVYLAPVDAEAGRPARALVGFATVEASPGATATATITLPRRAFEIWDESRRSWAHRPGSYDLQVGPSSADRPLTLRIEIVE is encoded by the coding sequence ATGATGGAGAACGAAGCTACACTCGAGGCCGTCGAATCGGCGCTCGTCAAGCTCGACCTGGATGCGAAGACCCGCCTCCTCCAGGGGCAAGACATGTGGTCGCTGCCCGCCCTCCCCGAGATCGGACTCGACTCCCTGGTGATGTCCGACGGGCCGGTCGGCGTGCGCGGAGTGTTCTGGAGCCCCGACGACCCGTCCATCCTGCTGCCCTCGCCCACCGCTATGGCCGCGACTTGGGATCCGGAACTGGTCGCCCGGGCGGGAGTGCTGCTCGCGCAGGAGGCGCGCCGCAAGGGCGTGCACCTGCTGCTCGCCCCGACCGTGAACATGCACCGCACGCCGGTCGGCGGCCGGCACTTCGAGGCCTATTCCGAGGACCCGTTCCTCACCGGTGCAATCGGGTCCGCCTACGTTCGCGGTGTGCAGTCCGGGGGAGTCGGCACCACTGTCAAGCACTTCGTGGCCAATGATGCCGAGACCGACCGCTTCTTCGTCGACAACATCGTCTCCCCGAATGCACTGCGCGAGCTCTACCTCGCCCCCTTCGAAACGATCGTCAGGGATGCCCGACCGTGGGCGATCATGTCCGCTTACAACAGCGTCAACGGCACCACGATGAGCGAGCACGACGAGCTGCTGAACGGGATACTCCGCGGCGAGTGGGGATTCGACGGTTGCGTGGTCTCCGACTGGATGGGGACGCGCTCGACCGTGGGCGCGATTCTGGGCGGTCTCGACATCGCGATGCCCGGCCCTCGCTCCATCTACGGCGAGCTGCTGGCCGCGGCGGTCGATCGCGGCGAGGTCGACGAGTCGGTGGTCGACGACGCCGTGCGCCGCGTCCTGCTGCTGGCGGCGAGGGCAGGCGTGCTCGAGGGCGCACCTGCCGCGGTGACCGAGTTCCCCGCCGCGGTCGACGGTCGTGCGCTCACGCGCGACATCGCGCGCCGTTCCTTCGTCCTCGCACGCAATGACGCACGCGGGGATGCGCCGGTCCTGCCGATCGACGCGGCCGACACCACTGTCGCCCTGATCGGACTAGCTGCCCGTGACGCCCGCGTCCTCGGCGGCGGTTCTGCGATGGTCTTCCCCGAGTCCGTGATCTCCCCGCTCGACGGGCTGACGGCCGCGCTGCCCGAAGGGGCGCTCAGTTACAGCGTCGGCGCGACTCTGAGCGACGAGATGGGCGCGGCCGAAAGGGGATTTGAGCTGCGCGCCCGGTGCTACGACGCCGACGGAACACTGCTCCGCGAACTTGACCTGCCCAGCGGCATGGTCACGTGGATGGGCACCCTCCCCGAAGGCATCGATTACGCGGCGCTGCACACGATCGAGGTGCTCGGCACCTTCACGCCGCGCGCGAGCGGCTCGCACCGCTTCGGCACCAAGGGTCTCGGACAGTTCACCCTGACGGTCGGGGACGAGACCCTGTTCGAGGGCGACCAGGCGCTCGAGAGCACAGATCCCTTCGAGCTGTTCTTCGGTGCGCCGAAGGATCGCGGCGCCGTCGAACTGGCTGCCGGGACACCCGTCGAGGTGGTCCTGAAGCACACGCCGGTGAAGATGGAGGGCTCGCCCATCGACATCGTCAGTTTCAGTCTCGGACACCGCGAGCCGCAGCAGGACCCGGAGCAGCTGATGGCCGAGGCGGTGGAGGCCGCGAAGCAGGCCGACGTCGCCGTCGTCGTCGTCGCCACCACGGAACAGGTGGAGTCGGAGGGCTTCGATCGCACCACGCTGAACCTGCCGGGGCGTCAGGACGAATTGGTGGCACGCGTCGCAGCCGCCAACCCGCGGACCGTCGTCGTCGTCAATGCGGGTTCGCCGGTGGAGATGCCGTGGCGCAACGACGTTGCGGCTGTGTTGCTGAGCTGGTTCCCCGGGCAGGAGGCCGGCGCCGCACTCGCCGACGTGCTGGTCGGGCTTGCTGAGCCCGGCGGCCGGCTGCCGACGACCTGGCCGGCCACGCTCGCGGACTGTCCGGTCACCGACGTCACGCCCGTCGACGGCAAGCTCGTCTACACCGAGGACTTGTTCATCGGCTACCGCGCGTGGGATCGGTCCGACGCCGTGCCCGCGTACCCGTTCGGGCACGGCCTCGGCTACACGAGCTGGGCGTACGAGGGCGTCGAGCGGGACGGCGACGCCATCAGCGTGACTGTCCGCAACACCGGATCTCGTCGCGGCCGCGAGGTCGTGCAGGTCTATCTCGCCCCGGTCGATGCGGAGGCGGGGCGGCCGGCCAGGGCGCTCGTAGGCTTCGCGACCGTCGAGGCATCGCCCGGCGCCACCGCCACCGCGACGATCACGCTGCCGCGCCGGGCCTTCGAAATCTGGGACGAGAGCCGCCGATCGTGGGCTCACCGACCCGGGTCGTACGACCTTCAGGTCGGCCCGTCGTCCGCTGATCGTCCCCTCACTCTGCGGATCGAGATAGTGGAGTAG
- a CDS encoding SGNH/GDSL hydrolase family protein yields the protein MAAAIAAASGMATHAVALAAPAAAFPRGIEYVNLGDSFSAGSGVAPMASGQLPQCWQSEQNFAHIIAAESGYRLTDVSCGGAKTEDFYRPQYSGMRPQLDALSPSTELVTVMIGGNNNNTFVGAMATCVAAFAASPGAFEPCKSRYGASLSEPIVSQTYPALVQALDDVHARAPRAHVIVVGYPWLLPAADGCFPQYPIAPGDVPYLRDLQATLNDAIARAATETGTAFVATAQVSEGHDGCKPLGERWIEPLVYSAQPVPVHPNTDGERALAREIAGAIANG from the coding sequence ATGGCGGCCGCGATTGCCGCCGCTTCAGGGATGGCGACTCACGCTGTCGCCCTGGCGGCGCCGGCCGCCGCGTTTCCCCGCGGTATCGAGTATGTGAATCTCGGCGACAGCTTCAGCGCGGGATCGGGCGTCGCTCCGATGGCGTCCGGACAGCTGCCCCAGTGTTGGCAGTCCGAACAGAACTTTGCGCACATCATTGCTGCGGAATCAGGCTATCGACTCACCGACGTCAGCTGCGGCGGCGCCAAGACCGAAGACTTCTACCGGCCACAGTATTCGGGCATGCGGCCCCAACTCGACGCGCTGTCCCCGTCGACCGAGCTTGTGACCGTCATGATCGGCGGGAACAACAACAACACCTTCGTCGGCGCAATGGCAACCTGCGTCGCTGCCTTCGCGGCGAGTCCCGGCGCGTTTGAGCCGTGCAAGTCCCGATACGGCGCGAGCCTGTCCGAACCGATTGTCAGCCAGACCTACCCGGCTCTCGTCCAGGCTCTCGACGACGTCCATGCCCGCGCGCCGCGAGCCCACGTGATCGTTGTCGGATATCCGTGGCTGCTGCCGGCGGCCGACGGCTGCTTCCCGCAGTATCCGATTGCACCGGGCGACGTCCCGTATCTGCGTGACCTCCAGGCCACGCTCAACGACGCGATCGCGCGAGCGGCCACCGAAACGGGCACGGCGTTCGTCGCCACGGCTCAGGTGTCGGAAGGGCACGACGGTTGTAAGCCATTGGGAGAGAGGTGGATCGAGCCACTGGTCTACTCCGCGCAGCCGGTACCGGTTCATCCGAATACAGACGGTGAACGCGCCCTCGCGCGCGAAATAGCAGGGGCAATCGCCAACGGATAG
- a CDS encoding arylsulfatase: MAPSTTPNVVFILVDNCGWGDFSCYGGTVPTPRIDSLAADGMRLNNYTVEAQCTPTRSAILTGRLPVRSGTTKVPLPGQGDSGLAPWEYTLAELCSDAGYATGAFGKWHLGETPGRLPTDQGFDEWFGIKNSSDEAGYSSYTRFGELGYPEPQWWEGVKDEPVTAAGVFDRQAKDLGDEKITARTVDFIRRHAEAQKPFFAYAALLQIHPPVGVHPDFKHTSGGGLYADCLTEIDFRVGEILDAINAAGIAQNTIVVFSSDNATSPLKCSDGGSNGPWRGDFFNPPFEGSYRVSALIRWPDHIPAGRQSQELLSAVDWLPTLAGLAGQSLRVPTDRPVDGVDAAEHLLGKQDTSGRDAVLYFGLDGRLMSVKWKNFKVVFRKSDAIGEPITDVQLPMVFNLIGDPGERFNLWEVSMDMGWVMRPVLEQIAQFQQSVAEYPNIATGEDFKGYTSPP, encoded by the coding sequence ATGGCGCCGTCGACCACACCCAATGTCGTTTTCATCCTCGTGGACAATTGTGGGTGGGGTGACTTCAGTTGTTACGGCGGGACCGTCCCGACGCCACGGATCGATTCGCTTGCGGCCGACGGAATGCGCTTGAACAACTACACCGTCGAGGCGCAATGCACCCCGACGCGGTCAGCGATCTTGACCGGCCGGCTGCCCGTGCGATCGGGGACCACGAAGGTGCCGCTGCCCGGCCAGGGCGATTCCGGGCTTGCGCCGTGGGAGTACACATTGGCCGAGTTGTGCTCCGACGCGGGCTACGCCACCGGCGCTTTCGGCAAGTGGCATCTGGGTGAAACGCCGGGCCGCTTGCCCACCGACCAAGGCTTCGATGAGTGGTTCGGGATCAAGAACTCCTCCGATGAAGCGGGTTATTCGTCATACACGCGCTTCGGCGAACTGGGCTATCCCGAGCCCCAGTGGTGGGAGGGCGTCAAGGACGAACCGGTAACGGCGGCCGGTGTCTTCGACCGGCAGGCCAAGGATCTGGGGGATGAGAAGATCACCGCGCGCACGGTGGACTTCATTCGGCGGCACGCCGAGGCCCAGAAGCCGTTCTTCGCGTATGCCGCACTTCTGCAGATTCATCCCCCCGTCGGCGTGCACCCGGACTTCAAGCACACATCCGGTGGGGGACTGTATGCGGATTGCCTGACCGAGATCGACTTTCGCGTCGGCGAGATTCTGGATGCGATCAACGCCGCGGGGATCGCCCAGAACACCATCGTCGTTTTCAGCAGCGACAACGCCACCAGTCCCCTCAAGTGCTCGGACGGCGGGTCGAATGGGCCGTGGCGGGGTGACTTCTTCAACCCGCCGTTCGAAGGCAGCTACCGGGTATCCGCCCTGATCCGATGGCCTGACCACATCCCCGCCGGACGACAGAGCCAGGAACTGCTCTCCGCGGTGGACTGGCTACCCACACTGGCCGGGCTGGCCGGGCAGTCACTACGGGTGCCAACCGACCGCCCCGTCGATGGTGTCGATGCCGCCGAACATTTGTTGGGTAAGCAGGACACCTCGGGGAGGGATGCGGTCCTGTATTTCGGTCTCGACGGCCGGCTGATGTCGGTGAAGTGGAAGAACTTCAAGGTCGTTTTCCGCAAGTCCGACGCCATCGGTGAACCAATCACCGACGTACAGCTCCCGATGGTATTCAACCTCATCGGAGATCCCGGGGAGCGCTTCAATCTCTGGGAGGTGTCAATGGACATGGGCTGGGTGATGCGCCCGGTATTGGAACAGATCGCGCAATTTCAGCAGAGCGTGGCCGAGTACCCCAACATCGCGACAGGCGAAGACTTCAAGGGCTATACATCACCGCCGTGA